One segment of Carya illinoinensis cultivar Pawnee chromosome 13, C.illinoinensisPawnee_v1, whole genome shotgun sequence DNA contains the following:
- the LOC122292630 gene encoding cytosolic sulfotransferase 15-like codes for MHVLISYAEKKSTDGEEEKLSQECKELLLSLPKEKGWRTHHLYKYQGFWCQPREIQSIISFQKHFQASDTDVVLASIPKSGTTWLKALAFAIVNRKRFAISNINHPLLTSNPHDLVPFFEYKIYANNQLPDLSKLPEPRLFGTHIPFASLPNSIKKSSCRVVYISRNPFDTFISSWHFINKIKPRSIAPMSLDEAFEMYCKGVIGFGPFWEHMLGYWKESTDRPHKILFLKYEDMKEDISSCLKKLAEFMGFPFSLEEERGGIIEKIAKLCSFENMKDLEVNKSGKSIKNFENKNLFRKGDVGDWVNYLSPRQVEQLTKVVEEKLGGSGLSFKVFS; via the coding sequence ATGCATGTTCTCATAAGTTACGCAGAAAAGAAATCAACtgatggagaagaagaaaagctaaGCCAAGAATGCAAGgaacttcttctttctcttcccaAAGAAAAAGGGTGGCGAACCCATCATCTCTACAAGTACCAAGGCTTTTGGTGCCAGCCAAGGGAGATCCAATCCATAATCTCTTTTCAAAAGCACTTTCAAGCAAGCGATACTGATGTAGTATTAGCCTCCATACCAAAATCAGGCACCACATGGTTGAAAGCCTTGGCTTTTGCCATCGTGAATCGAAAGCGTTTTGCTATTTCAAACATTAACCATCCTTTGCTTACATCCAACCCCCACGATCTTGTACCATTCTTTGAATACAAGATCTATGCAAACAACCAGCTTCCTGACCTCTCCAAACTTCCAGAGCCTaggctttttggcactcatatTCCATTTGCTTCCTTACCTAACTCCATCAAGAAATCTAGCTGTCGGGTGGTTTATATCAGCAGAAACCCGTTTGACACTTTCATCTCCTCGTGGCATTTCATTAACAAAATAAAGCCACGATCTATAGCCCCAATGTCACTAGACGAAGCCTTTGAAATGTACTGCAAGGGGGTCATTGGGTTTGGTCCCTTTTGGGAACACATGTTGGGCTACTGGAAGGAGAGCACAGACAGACCTCATAAGATATTGTTCTTGAAGTACGAGGACATGAAAGAAGATATCAGTTCTTGCTTGAAAAAATTAGCAGAGTTCATGGGGTTCCCATTTTCTTTGGAGGAGGAGAGAGGTGGGATTATTGAAAAGATTGCAAAGCTGTGTAGTTTTGAGAATATGAAGGATTTGGAGGTAAACAAATCTGGCAAGTCTATAAAGAACTTCGAAAACAAGAACTTGTTTAGAAAGGGTGATGTGGGAGATTGGGTGAACTATCTCTCGCCAAGGCAGGTGGAGCAATTAACCAAAGTCGTGGAGGAGAAGTTAGGCGGTTCTGGTTTGTCGTTTAAGGTGTTTTCTTAA
- the LOC122291349 gene encoding cytosolic sulfotransferase 15-like: protein MVITQYSIKNQSRDGDQEAGEEGKLSQECKELLLSLPKEKGWRTSHLYKYQGFWCQSREIQSTISFQRHFQASDTDVILATVPKSGTTWLKALAFAIVSRKRFPIFSNDHPLLKFNPHDLVPFFEYKIYANDQLPDLSNLPHPRLFGTHIPFASLPNSIKKSSCRVVYICRNPFDTFISSWHFINKIKPPSQAPMPLDEAFEMYCKGVIGFGPFWEHMLGYWKESRDRPHKVLFLKYEDLKEDINSCLKKLAEFMGFPFSLEEERGGIIEKIAKLCSFENMKDLEVNKSGKSIKNFENKNLFRKGDVGDWVNYLSPRQVEQLTKVVEEKLGGSGVSFKVFS, encoded by the coding sequence ATGGTTATCACCCAATATTCCATAAAAAACCAATCGAGGGATGGAGATCAAGAAGCcggagaagaaggaaagctaAGCCAAGAATGCAAGgaacttcttctttctcttcccaAAGAGAAAGGGTGGCGAACCTCTCATCTCTACAAATACCAAGGCTTTTGGTGCCAGTCAAGGGAGATCCAATCCACAATCTCTTTCCAAAGGCACTTCCAAGCAAGCGACACTGATGTAATATTAGCCACCGTACCAAAATCAGGCACTACATGGTTGAAAGCCTTGGCCTTTGCCATCGTGAGTCGCAAGCGTTTTCCAATCTTCTCAAACGACCATCCTTTGCTTAAATTCAACCCCCACGATCTTGTACCTTTCTTTGAATACAAGATCTATGCAAATGACCAGCTTCCTGACCTCTCCAACCTTCCACACCCTAGACTTTTTGGCACTCATATTCCTTTTGCTTCCTTGCCTAACTCCATCAAGAAATCTAGCTGTCGGGTGGTTTACATCTGCAGAAACCCATTTGACACTTTCATCTCCTCGTGGCATTTCATTAACAAAATCAAGCCACCATCTCAAGCCCCAATGCCACTAGACGAAGCCTTTGAAATGTACTGCAAAGGGGTTATTGGGTTTGGTCCCTTTTGGGAACACATGTTGGGTTACTGGAAGGAAAGCAGAGACAGGCCCCATAAGGTATTGTTCTTGAAGTACGAGGACCTGAAAGAAGATATCAACTCTTGCTTGAAAAAATTAGCAGAGTTCATGGGGTTCCCATTTTCTTTGGAGGAGGAGAGAGGTGGGATTATTGAAAAGATTGCAAAGCTGTGTAGTTTTGAGAATATGAAGGATTTGGAGGTAAACAAATCTGGCAAGTCTATAAAGAACTTCGAAAACAAGAACTTGTTTAGAAAGGGTGATGTGGGAGATTGGGTGAACTATCTCTCGCCAAGGCAGGTGGAGCAATTAACCAAAGTCGTGGAGGAGAAGTTAGGCGGTTCTGGTGTGTCGTTCAAGGTGTTTTCTTAA